A single region of the Demequina sp. genome encodes:
- a CDS encoding replication-associated recombination protein A — protein MDLFDAQATSATGVPEIAANAPLAVRMRPRSLAEVVGQEHLLAEGSPLVRLIGPDAAAASIILWGPPGTGKTTLAYLVAGNRRFVELSAVTAGIKDVRAVIDDSKRRVAMGERETVLFIDEIHRFTRTQQDALLPAVENRWVTLIGATTENPSFSVVGPLLSRSLLLTLKPLAADAVKSLVDRAIEDERGLAGAVEVEPEAREHIVRVAGADARKALTLLEAIGDAAGPGGTVTTELAERAMDAALVAYDKSGDQHYDVISAFIKSVRGSDVDASLHYLARMVVAGEDPRFIARRLVVLAAEDVGLADPQGLVVAQAAADAVSFIGMPEGRIVLAEATAYLALAPKSNRSYLAIDRAIADVRAGRAGTVPEHLRDAHYAGAGRLGHGKGYQYAHDADHGVAAQQYLPDSVAEATYYEPTDHGFERTLGERRAQIRKLLGRD, from the coding sequence GTGGACCTCTTCGACGCGCAGGCGACCTCCGCCACCGGCGTGCCGGAGATCGCGGCCAACGCCCCGCTCGCGGTGCGCATGCGCCCCCGTTCGCTCGCAGAGGTCGTGGGTCAGGAGCACCTGCTCGCGGAAGGCTCGCCGCTCGTCCGCCTCATCGGGCCCGACGCTGCCGCGGCTTCGATCATCCTCTGGGGTCCTCCCGGCACGGGAAAGACGACACTCGCGTACCTCGTCGCTGGCAACCGCCGCTTCGTGGAACTCAGCGCCGTCACGGCGGGCATCAAGGATGTGCGCGCGGTCATCGATGACTCCAAGCGCCGCGTGGCGATGGGGGAGCGGGAGACCGTCCTGTTCATCGACGAGATCCACCGCTTCACGCGAACCCAGCAGGATGCGCTGCTGCCGGCCGTGGAGAACCGCTGGGTCACCCTGATCGGCGCCACCACGGAGAACCCAAGCTTCTCGGTTGTTGGCCCGCTACTCAGCCGCAGCCTCCTGCTCACCCTCAAGCCGCTTGCCGCAGATGCGGTGAAGTCCCTGGTAGACCGCGCTATAGAAGATGAGCGCGGCCTTGCGGGCGCCGTCGAGGTGGAGCCTGAAGCGCGGGAGCACATCGTCCGCGTTGCCGGCGCCGACGCACGCAAGGCACTCACGCTCCTCGAGGCCATCGGGGACGCCGCGGGCCCGGGCGGCACCGTCACCACGGAGCTCGCCGAGCGCGCGATGGACGCCGCCCTCGTCGCCTACGACAAGTCCGGCGACCAGCATTACGACGTCATCAGCGCGTTCATCAAGTCGGTGCGCGGTTCCGACGTCGATGCGAGTCTCCACTACCTGGCACGCATGGTGGTCGCGGGGGAGGACCCGCGCTTCATCGCAAGGCGCCTCGTCGTCCTCGCCGCGGAGGACGTGGGCCTCGCGGACCCGCAGGGCCTGGTCGTGGCGCAGGCCGCAGCCGACGCCGTGAGCTTCATCGGCATGCCGGAGGGCCGCATCGTGCTCGCGGAGGCCACCGCCTACCTCGCCCTCGCTCCCAAGTCCAACCGCAGCTACCTCGCGATCGATCGAGCCATCGCGGACGTTCGCGCCGGCCGCGCAGGCACTGTTCCGGAGCACCTCAGGGACGCGCACTACGCGGGCGCAGGGCGGCTTGGCCACGGCAAGGGCTATCAGTACGCCCACGACGCGGACCACGGCGTCGCCGCCCAGCAGTACCTCCCCGACTCAGTCGCGGAAGCCACCTACTACGAACCCACGGACCATGGCTTCGAGCGAACCCTGGGAGAGCGTCGGGCCCAAATACGCAAGCTGCTGGGCCGCGACTAG